One window from the genome of Fastidiosipila sp. encodes:
- a CDS encoding EF2563 family selenium-dependent molybdenum hydroxylase system protein encodes MKHTILIRGGGDLASAVIHKLRQSGFRVVVCDLPSPSCVRRTVSYCNAIYEGDWTIEGVTSRHIRSLEEIEPAIRDGLIPVLTLPDRQVRDFLKPDVFIDATLSKRTPDYDLSWAPLVIGLGPGIEAGKQAHVVIETKRGHYLGRLVHQGQALANTGIPGNIEGVDKDRVLRAPREGVTRNLHEIGDQVVAGDVILMVGEVPVKTVISGVVRGLIADGFQVRRGQKLGDVDPRGDADYTRTISDKGRTIAGGVLEAILAHFGE; translated from the coding sequence ATGAAACACACCATCCTTATCCGGGGAGGCGGCGATTTAGCCTCTGCCGTTATTCACAAACTCCGCCAATCGGGATTCCGCGTGGTCGTCTGCGACCTCCCCTCGCCTTCCTGTGTCCGGCGGACCGTTTCCTATTGCAACGCCATCTATGAGGGTGACTGGACAATTGAGGGCGTGACCTCGCGCCACATCCGCTCACTGGAAGAAATCGAACCCGCCATCCGGGACGGATTAATCCCCGTTCTCACCCTCCCCGACCGGCAAGTCCGGGATTTTTTGAAACCGGACGTTTTCATTGACGCTACTCTTAGCAAGCGAACACCCGACTACGATCTCTCCTGGGCTCCCCTGGTCATCGGCCTGGGTCCCGGCATCGAAGCGGGAAAGCAAGCCCACGTGGTGATCGAAACCAAACGCGGGCATTATCTGGGCCGCCTGGTCCATCAGGGGCAAGCCCTTGCCAACACCGGAATCCCGGGCAACATTGAGGGCGTCGACAAGGATCGCGTCCTGAGAGCCCCCCGGGAGGGTGTCACACGCAATCTCCACGAAATCGGCGACCAGGTCGTTGCAGGCGATGTCATTTTGATGGTTGGCGAGGTGCCGGTCAAAACCGTCATTTCAGGTGTCGTCCGCGGCCTGATCGCGGATGGCTTCCAGGTTAGAAGAGGACAGAAACTGGGCGATGTCGACCCGCGCGGGGATGCCGACTACACCCGGACCATCAGCGACAAGGGCCGCACCATCGCGGGCGGTGTGCTGGAGGCCATCCTGGCGCATTTTGGGGAATAG
- a CDS encoding F420-0--gamma-glutamyl ligase — MIRRTGTTSRGIRTPIIKSGDKLAEIILDSVLLAARDEGFDLHDRDVVAVTESVVARAENNYASCDDIAKDIRRKFPEGEIGLVFPILSRNRFAVNLRGIARGAKKIVLQLSYPSDEVGNSLMDLDQMDEKGIDPLKDCLSEMRYRKLFGVNRHTFTGVDYVDFYRETIRSEGCEAEIILANDPLVVLRYTPFTLVCDVHARERTKRLLRRAGAKRVLGLDDILTQSVDGSGFHEEFGLLGSNKASEEIVKLFPRSGKLFVNTLSGLFLERTGKHIEVMIYGDGAFKDPVCKIWELADPVVSPAFTDGLGGKPRELKLKYLTDSKFADLSGQELEEAVRQAIADKEEDLDFETNAGGTTPRRLTDLLGSLADLTSGSGDKGTPVVLIQGYFDSLAD, encoded by the coding sequence ATGATCAGACGCACAGGAACAACTTCGAGAGGAATCCGGACCCCCATTATCAAGAGCGGCGATAAGCTGGCGGAAATCATTCTTGACAGCGTTTTACTCGCCGCCCGTGACGAAGGATTCGATTTGCACGACAGGGATGTGGTTGCAGTAACGGAGTCAGTTGTGGCCCGGGCCGAGAACAATTACGCCAGCTGCGATGACATCGCCAAAGACATCAGAAGGAAATTTCCTGAAGGCGAAATCGGCCTTGTTTTTCCCATCCTGAGCAGAAACCGTTTTGCGGTTAATCTGCGCGGGATTGCCCGTGGCGCAAAAAAAATTGTGCTGCAGCTCAGCTATCCCTCCGATGAGGTCGGCAACAGCCTGATGGATCTGGACCAGATGGATGAAAAGGGGATTGATCCGCTGAAGGACTGCCTTTCCGAAATGCGTTACCGCAAACTCTTCGGTGTGAACCGCCACACCTTCACCGGCGTTGATTACGTTGATTTCTATCGCGAAACCATCCGGAGCGAGGGCTGCGAAGCTGAGATCATCCTGGCCAATGACCCGCTGGTTGTCCTCCGCTACACCCCCTTCACCCTTGTCTGTGACGTCCACGCAAGAGAAAGAACCAAACGGCTCTTGCGGCGTGCCGGGGCCAAACGGGTTCTGGGCCTGGATGACATCTTGACTCAGTCTGTTGACGGAAGCGGTTTCCATGAGGAATTTGGATTACTCGGCAGCAACAAGGCCAGCGAAGAAATCGTGAAACTTTTTCCGCGATCCGGCAAACTGTTTGTCAACACCCTTTCCGGTCTCTTCCTGGAAAGGACAGGGAAGCACATTGAAGTGATGATTTACGGCGACGGCGCTTTCAAAGATCCCGTCTGCAAGATCTGGGAACTGGCCGACCCTGTTGTTTCTCCTGCCTTTACAGATGGCCTTGGCGGCAAGCCCAGGGAATTGAAATTGAAATATCTGACTGACAGCAAATTTGCCGACCTCTCGGGCCAGGAGCTTGAAGAGGCTGTGCGCCAGGCAATTGCCGACAAAGAAGAGGATCTGGACTTTGAGACCAATGCCGGAGGCACCACCCCGCGCCGGTTGACCGACCTGCTCGGCTCGCTGGCAGACCTGACATCGGGAAGCGGAGACAAGGGAACGCCTGTCGTTTTGATCCAGGGATACTTTGACAGCCTTGCCGACTGA
- a CDS encoding UvrD-helicase domain-containing protein yields MTTSRLTDDQQLAVSFEQPANLLVSAAAGSGKTTTLTERIVERLVRGRVAPSQLLVITFTELAAKDLKVKISARLRELRDQASSSQDKRNLSQLAGELDLAQISTIHAFCNRILTTHLPAYCDEKGNTLLEPGYRILGERQEQRLLDESIDAVLSDVYTKIDACNTKADFWCGQQAAPLILSDEKISLSEWLSDFQSIAKAYSPDLEDRAFREAIAEMLEQLRNLPDYHQFVMEKIRELFGRSRSFPLAGDFAAAHWWDLLEEALEKAGHTLDYIDSVPGLMQEFSASGLATDQQMAAVVDLMSTVVARLNRSSGRSAARWDEIVEIGQGMDPVKFPRSVHAGKDPAKKAIKEEFVFRCRAGFLPLVGLISNQIKRGSSQDASFITGHPSVFTLKTADIRHDLMTSARASARFMELVLLVDQEFKRRRFAANAILFSDIEHGALELLKQEDIREDYLSRYEEIYVDEYQDTSSIQDAIIRKIACNNLLMVGDIKQSIYRFRYANPGLFAGHQENSCLVRANEAIPELESHHTGYLALLNRCFRTRPLIIDFINDFFSSFLTRQSGEIEYDESQLLFADNRKWRLHDQKENGAFPANLVLEIGTGIEVSGATGDLEGSDIQAASWQQENAALSPAGREALMALRVIRELRQKGIPYDRIAILLPTNENCRDYEEVLIQCGIPVTSRSGDTSSDNLVFRQVEALLSVLDNPRQDFALLSVLLGPFAPQAWQGEDLIQVARLAPPDDSAGQTKKTSGNRRSFFHDRFLMLPKLEDHPLATKARAFIDRMERWRFLAQELSFRDLLDLIFFETDYTEYIARSTFGESYLRDLEKLLDLATEPDPDATPGIRAALRKMKEMMDADTAGETSDAALVPGAVRVLTRHSSKGLEWDYVILGRLDLNWKTRKTKPLILLSEQEGLSSATLSEDGMAVVNNPLHEAALIAEANRDRAEAWRLLYVAMTRAIHGLYLLFPVAQASLQEKPAYARAMEAVTRRTAGLDRKRRADRAIIPAELTAGLKNDAELFLAYLTARYPAFAKTVTSLTGEGGDTSRSLETGLPRVIEAVNVTPWAELLQGALESQLEGTADYLEDAVSTNDRQEGLSNGQTRLAPLQLLLSEVPFRQAARTPAKVTVTELQRLGLERQPGLRGEDPEQEAVWEIFGNPVAVSLEKADMPLTLRSKRETGRDGGAPLGTAMHLVFQFLDLRTLRGQPMVKAEKIYASQLDRMVEALTLTEEARDAALTFTDQAVRWANSELAGRLLRVEETSGKVYREIPFTLALPSSHLDASFPADETSLIQGMIDLWFVEEDGAAILIDFKTDHLTGDRNDGWLRERYGVQIKFYAEAIARATGRKVKEKLIWLIREARAVAFP; encoded by the coding sequence ATGACAACTTCCCGGCTGACCGATGACCAACAGCTTGCCGTAAGTTTTGAACAGCCGGCCAACCTGCTGGTTTCCGCTGCGGCGGGATCAGGCAAAACAACCACCCTGACCGAACGGATCGTTGAGCGTCTGGTCAGAGGGAGGGTGGCTCCGTCACAGCTGCTTGTCATCACCTTTACCGAACTTGCGGCCAAGGATTTGAAAGTAAAAATCTCTGCCCGTCTGAGGGAACTGCGGGATCAGGCGTCGTCCAGCCAGGATAAGCGAAATCTCAGCCAACTGGCAGGTGAGCTGGATCTGGCACAGATCTCGACAATTCATGCCTTCTGCAACCGTATCCTTACTACTCACCTGCCTGCCTATTGCGATGAAAAAGGAAACACGCTCCTGGAGCCGGGTTACCGGATTCTTGGTGAAAGGCAGGAGCAAAGGCTGCTCGATGAATCAATCGATGCCGTCCTGTCAGACGTGTACACCAAAATTGACGCCTGCAACACCAAAGCTGACTTCTGGTGCGGGCAGCAGGCTGCACCCCTGATTCTGTCGGATGAAAAAATCAGTCTTTCCGAATGGCTGAGTGATTTTCAGTCCATCGCAAAGGCCTATTCGCCTGACCTCGAAGACAGGGCCTTTCGCGAAGCAATCGCTGAAATGCTTGAACAGCTCAGGAATCTGCCGGATTACCATCAATTTGTCATGGAAAAAATCCGGGAATTATTTGGCCGTTCCCGTTCCTTTCCCCTGGCAGGTGATTTCGCGGCCGCCCATTGGTGGGATTTGCTGGAAGAGGCACTGGAAAAGGCCGGACATACCCTTGATTACATCGATTCCGTTCCCGGCCTGATGCAGGAATTCTCGGCTTCCGGGCTGGCGACCGACCAGCAGATGGCGGCCGTAGTGGACCTCATGTCGACTGTCGTGGCCCGCCTGAATCGTTCCAGCGGGCGCAGCGCCGCCCGTTGGGATGAAATCGTAGAAATCGGCCAGGGAATGGATCCGGTCAAATTCCCGCGGTCTGTTCACGCGGGCAAAGATCCTGCCAAAAAAGCAATCAAGGAAGAGTTCGTCTTTCGTTGCCGGGCTGGTTTTTTGCCGCTCGTCGGCCTGATCTCTAATCAGATCAAAAGGGGATCGAGCCAGGACGCCTCTTTCATCACGGGGCACCCTTCTGTCTTCACCCTAAAGACCGCTGATATCCGGCATGATCTGATGACGTCTGCCCGCGCCTCCGCACGTTTCATGGAGCTGGTGCTCCTGGTGGACCAAGAATTCAAAAGACGCCGTTTTGCCGCCAACGCCATCCTCTTCAGTGACATTGAACACGGCGCCCTTGAATTGCTGAAACAGGAGGACATCAGGGAGGACTATTTGTCGAGATATGAGGAGATCTATGTTGACGAGTACCAGGATACCAGCAGCATCCAGGATGCCATCATCCGAAAGATCGCCTGCAACAACCTGCTTATGGTCGGCGACATCAAACAGAGTATCTACCGCTTCCGCTACGCCAATCCCGGCCTTTTTGCCGGTCACCAGGAAAATTCCTGCCTTGTGCGGGCAAATGAAGCTATTCCCGAGCTCGAATCCCACCACACCGGTTACCTGGCGCTTCTCAACCGCTGTTTTCGCACCCGCCCCTTAATCATCGATTTCATCAATGACTTCTTCAGCTCCTTTCTAACCAGGCAGTCGGGTGAAATCGAATACGATGAAAGCCAGCTGCTCTTCGCTGACAACCGTAAATGGCGACTCCATGACCAGAAAGAGAACGGTGCTTTTCCAGCCAATCTCGTTTTGGAAATCGGAACAGGGATTGAAGTATCCGGGGCCACTGGAGACCTTGAAGGCAGCGATATCCAAGCCGCCAGTTGGCAGCAGGAAAATGCCGCTTTGTCTCCCGCCGGACGCGAAGCCCTGATGGCACTTCGCGTCATTCGCGAGCTCCGGCAAAAAGGGATCCCCTACGACCGGATTGCCATTCTGCTTCCCACCAATGAAAATTGCCGTGATTACGAAGAAGTCTTGATCCAATGCGGCATCCCTGTCACAAGCCGGTCAGGTGACACGTCTTCGGATAATCTGGTTTTCCGCCAGGTTGAGGCACTTTTGTCCGTCCTCGACAATCCCAGGCAGGATTTTGCCCTCCTGTCCGTCCTCCTGGGCCCTTTTGCGCCCCAAGCCTGGCAGGGTGAAGATCTGATCCAGGTGGCCCGGCTTGCCCCCCCGGACGATTCCGCCGGGCAAACGAAAAAAACGTCAGGAAATCGCAGATCCTTTTTCCACGATCGCTTCCTCATGCTGCCGAAGCTGGAGGATCACCCGTTGGCCACCAAAGCCAGAGCTTTCATAGACCGTATGGAGCGGTGGCGTTTCCTGGCGCAAGAGCTCAGTTTCCGGGATTTGCTCGACCTGATCTTTTTCGAAACGGATTACACGGAGTACATCGCCCGCTCAACTTTTGGCGAGAGCTACCTGAGGGATCTTGAAAAGCTGCTCGATCTGGCAACGGAACCTGATCCTGATGCCACGCCGGGGATACGGGCAGCCCTGAGAAAAATGAAGGAAATGATGGATGCGGACACTGCAGGTGAAACATCGGATGCCGCGCTTGTTCCCGGCGCTGTCCGCGTCCTGACCCGGCATAGCAGCAAGGGCCTTGAATGGGATTATGTCATCCTGGGCAGGCTTGATTTAAACTGGAAAACCCGAAAGACAAAACCTCTCATCCTCTTATCCGAACAGGAAGGACTCTCCAGCGCGACGCTATCAGAAGACGGAATGGCTGTCGTCAATAATCCTCTGCACGAGGCAGCCCTGATCGCCGAAGCAAACCGCGACAGGGCGGAAGCCTGGCGTTTGCTTTACGTCGCCATGACTCGTGCCATCCACGGCCTCTACCTCCTCTTTCCCGTCGCTCAGGCGTCGCTTCAAGAAAAGCCTGCTTACGCCAGGGCCATGGAGGCAGTTACCCGCCGGACAGCCGGTCTGGATCGGAAGAGACGGGCCGACCGTGCCATCATTCCTGCGGAGCTGACAGCCGGCCTGAAAAATGACGCCGAGCTTTTTCTGGCCTATCTGACCGCCCGCTACCCGGCCTTTGCCAAGACGGTGACTTCTTTGACCGGGGAAGGTGGAGACACCTCCCGATCCCTTGAAACCGGGCTGCCCCGGGTCATTGAAGCAGTCAATGTGACGCCATGGGCTGAACTTCTGCAAGGAGCCCTTGAAAGTCAGCTGGAGGGAACGGCGGATTACCTGGAGGACGCTGTCAGCACGAATGACAGGCAGGAGGGATTATCCAACGGCCAAACCCGCTTGGCGCCCCTCCAACTCCTTCTGTCGGAAGTCCCCTTCAGACAGGCGGCCAGGACTCCCGCCAAGGTGACGGTCACCGAACTGCAGCGGCTCGGATTGGAGCGACAGCCCGGGCTCCGGGGAGAAGATCCAGAACAGGAGGCAGTTTGGGAAATCTTCGGTAATCCAGTTGCGGTGTCCCTTGAAAAGGCTGACATGCCCCTGACCCTGCGCTCCAAAAGGGAAACCGGCCGGGATGGAGGAGCCCCGCTTGGTACCGCCATGCATCTGGTATTTCAGTTTTTGGACCTCCGGACACTGCGCGGCCAGCCCATGGTCAAGGCAGAAAAGATCTACGCAAGCCAGCTGGACCGTATGGTTGAGGCCCTCACCCTGACAGAGGAAGCGCGTGATGCCGCCCTGACTTTCACGGATCAGGCGGTCCGCTGGGCCAACAGCGAGCTTGCGGGCCGCCTCCTGCGGGTTGAGGAAACGAGCGGGAAAGTATACCGCGAAATACCCTTTACCCTGGCCCTTCCGTCAAGCCATCTGGATGCCTCCTTTCCTGCGGACGAGACCAGCCTGATCCAGGGCATGATTGATCTCTGGTTCGTAGAGGAAGACGGCGCAGCGATTCTGATTGACTTCAAGACCGACCACCTGACGGGAGACAGAAATGACGGTTGGCTAAGGGAACGTTACGGGGTCCAGATCAAGTTTTATGCCGAGGCCATTGCCCGGGCGACAGGCCGCAAGGTCAAGGAAAAGCTGATCTGGCTGATCCGTGAGGCCAGAGCCGTTGCCTTTCCCTGA
- a CDS encoding DUF4190 domain-containing protein, giving the protein MENNTQYQQPGGYAPPPAAPAPTNGMAIAALVCGVLGIIGSFIPIVMYFTAVLAVLGIIFGVLGMKKAKQLGSGNGLAIAGLILGIVGTVFAIVGIICAVTVACALKKGFDTLSTLPFS; this is encoded by the coding sequence ATGGAAAACAACACGCAATATCAGCAACCCGGCGGCTATGCCCCGCCCCCGGCGGCTCCGGCGCCAACCAACGGGATGGCCATTGCGGCACTCGTTTGCGGAGTCCTTGGAATTATTGGTTCCTTTATTCCCATCGTCATGTATTTTACGGCCGTCCTGGCTGTCCTGGGAATTATCTTCGGAGTTCTGGGAATGAAGAAGGCGAAGCAGCTTGGTTCAGGAAATGGTTTGGCGATCGCAGGCTTGATCCTGGGGATCGTCGGAACGGTCTTCGCGATTGTAGGGATCATCTGTGCTGTAACCGTGGCCTGTGCCCTTAAGAAAGGTTTTGATACACTCAGCACCCTTCCTTTTAGCTAA
- the yqeC gene encoding putative selenium-dependent hydroxylase accessory protein YqeC gives MTAANLTIEAYVRSLIRQDAQLDPRPFLVSAIGGGGKTTTLVELFDAAIRPRSILTSTTALGLPGAGREVAPPLSHKQKKNPALARVTAAPPAGSGLWLGPACEDIAGKHRGLDRDQLDAWVREQREAGDKDTLILCEADGSKRKPLKAHAEHEPVIPKTTDLTLILFGLSAIGQALAEPVVHRAPLFSAATGLEAGKPIQISNLLSLLNSGHFFKGIPPTSKIAVVFNQADCLDKEQRTQGFFHELAGRVLENSRISAVFFKGLDRGEHKTYWGQSKNSGQPAPFSAVIMAAGMSERMGGLNKLLLPLGGQTVIARTLSRVLSAGIPDLVVVTGFESQRVRETIETAIRPLKGGTNLTFVTNDRYCEGQGRSVAVGTQHLAPESTACFYVPGDQPFLSPLLLRHLMEEFETGKIMIPVREGRRSSPVLFDRSFYRELSSLAGDLGGRQVIQDHEDAVIEVISHDHSAGFDLDTPEDYERARSLVKIEHTERSFP, from the coding sequence ATGACCGCAGCCAATCTGACGATCGAGGCCTATGTCCGCTCGCTGATCAGGCAGGATGCGCAACTCGATCCGCGGCCTTTCCTGGTTAGCGCCATCGGCGGGGGCGGCAAGACGACCACCCTGGTCGAGCTTTTTGATGCCGCAATACGGCCCCGCTCCATCCTGACCTCAACCACCGCCTTAGGCCTCCCCGGGGCAGGCAGGGAAGTCGCGCCGCCCCTTTCACACAAGCAAAAGAAGAATCCGGCCCTGGCCCGTGTTACGGCCGCGCCTCCTGCCGGATCCGGCCTCTGGCTGGGCCCCGCCTGTGAGGATATCGCCGGCAAGCACCGCGGACTTGACAGGGATCAACTGGATGCCTGGGTGCGGGAACAGAGAGAGGCAGGTGACAAGGACACCCTCATCCTTTGTGAAGCTGACGGCTCAAAGAGAAAACCGCTTAAGGCCCACGCGGAACACGAACCGGTCATACCTAAAACCACTGATCTGACCCTGATACTCTTCGGTCTTTCCGCCATCGGGCAAGCCCTGGCCGAACCGGTGGTCCACCGCGCTCCCCTCTTCTCTGCGGCCACCGGCCTTGAAGCCGGGAAACCCATCCAAATTTCCAATCTTCTTTCGCTCTTGAACTCCGGTCATTTTTTCAAGGGCATCCCGCCAACCAGCAAAATTGCTGTCGTTTTCAACCAGGCGGATTGCCTGGACAAAGAGCAGAGGACCCAAGGGTTCTTCCATGAACTGGCGGGGCGGGTACTTGAAAACAGCCGGATCAGTGCTGTCTTTTTCAAAGGCCTGGATCGGGGAGAGCATAAGACCTATTGGGGGCAATCCAAAAACAGCGGGCAGCCCGCACCCTTCTCTGCGGTCATCATGGCTGCCGGCATGTCAGAGCGGATGGGCGGACTCAACAAGCTGCTCCTGCCCCTGGGAGGCCAAACCGTCATCGCCCGGACCTTGAGCCGGGTGCTCTCAGCCGGTATCCCCGATCTTGTGGTTGTCACGGGTTTTGAATCTCAACGGGTCCGTGAAACCATTGAAACGGCGATCAGGCCGCTGAAAGGCGGGACAAATCTGACTTTTGTCACCAATGACAGATATTGCGAAGGCCAGGGCAGATCGGTGGCTGTCGGGACGCAGCACCTGGCCCCTGAAAGCACGGCCTGTTTTTATGTACCGGGGGATCAGCCTTTTCTTTCCCCTCTCCTGCTGCGGCACCTGATGGAGGAATTTGAGACAGGGAAAATCATGATTCCGGTAAGGGAGGGCAGGCGGTCCTCACCTGTGCTCTTTGACCGCAGCTTCTACCGGGAGCTGTCGTCACTTGCAGGTGATCTTGGCGGGAGGCAGGTGATTCAGGACCATGAAGATGCGGTGATCGAAGTCATCAGCCATGATCATTCAGCCGGTTTTGATCTTGATACACCGGAGGACTATGAAAGAGCGCGCTCACTCGTAAAAATTGAACACACGGAAAGGAGTTTTCCATGA
- a CDS encoding prolipoprotein diacylglyceryl transferase, translating to MISLYALMSLAGVLMAGTFAYRQARRSPLDPVTMISMLLVAVSAGWAGSHLTYALVNFGELRLFLAIIRKIPSFSVLIQYLQYLFGGAVFYGGLIIGILAGMAYGKRKQLDLDAYSDIGAAAIPLFHGFGRIGCFLGGCCYGVECKIGFIYTRSVVEEANGVRRFPIQLVESFLNFALFFFLWWLLRKSRFKGKLLYLYLCLYALIRFILEFWRGDEARGFLLGMSTSQFIGIFVFAFGLLMIIFKGRRQTDSL from the coding sequence ATGATCAGCCTTTATGCCTTGATGTCCCTGGCAGGAGTCCTCATGGCAGGCACTTTCGCCTACCGCCAGGCCAGGCGCTCCCCGCTCGACCCGGTCACCATGATTTCCATGTTGCTGGTTGCTGTGTCAGCCGGCTGGGCCGGCAGCCACCTGACCTACGCGCTTGTCAATTTCGGGGAACTGCGGCTCTTCCTTGCCATTATTCGAAAAATTCCTTCTTTTTCCGTCCTGATCCAGTACCTGCAATACCTTTTCGGGGGCGCTGTCTTCTACGGGGGCCTCATCATCGGGATTCTGGCCGGGATGGCCTACGGCAAGAGAAAGCAACTGGATCTCGATGCCTACTCCGACATCGGGGCAGCCGCCATTCCCCTTTTTCACGGCTTCGGACGGATCGGCTGCTTTTTGGGGGGCTGCTGTTACGGGGTGGAGTGCAAAATCGGTTTCATTTACACCCGGTCGGTCGTGGAGGAGGCAAATGGAGTCCGGCGCTTTCCCATTCAGCTGGTTGAATCTTTTTTGAACTTTGCCCTCTTCTTCTTTCTCTGGTGGCTTTTGCGAAAATCCCGGTTTAAAGGAAAGCTTCTCTACCTATACCTCTGTCTCTACGCCCTGATCCGGTTCATCCTGGAGTTTTGGAGAGGCGATGAAGCCAGAGGTTTCCTTCTCGGGATGTCGACCTCGCAATTCATCGGAATTTTCGTTTTTGCCTTCGGCCTTCTGATGATAATTTTCAAGGGCAGGCGGCAGACAGACAGCCTGTAA